A portion of the Candidatus Atribacteria bacterium genome contains these proteins:
- a CDS encoding DUF541 domain-containing protein has product MNREDHMQNLKIPFLLLGLSIIIAAIIFGFFFYQSRVTRDYVDVLGAAAERFESDIVKWNITIEENTNLSNVGEGYRIIQDKRDRFVKILSSQGIPEEGININPIYTQNRWEDGKIVGYTLRQSLFIISEVIEKIENLALNPNELLENNIFFQSSSLEYFYSKIDLLKKDLLTKATQNARERAEKILQDSPYHPGRMISAKAGVFQIIEPYSTEVESYGMYNTSSRKKDITVTVHAQFLIQ; this is encoded by the coding sequence ATGAATAGAGAAGATCATATGCAAAACCTTAAAATTCCCTTTTTATTATTAGGATTGTCTATCATTATAGCAGCGATAATATTTGGATTCTTTTTTTACCAGAGCAGGGTAACCCGGGACTATGTTGATGTTCTCGGGGCAGCTGCCGAACGCTTTGAGTCTGATATTGTCAAATGGAATATTACTATCGAAGAAAACACCAACCTCTCGAATGTAGGGGAAGGTTACCGTATAATTCAGGATAAAAGAGATCGTTTTGTAAAGATTTTAAGCAGTCAGGGAATCCCCGAAGAGGGGATCAATATAAACCCGATTTACACCCAGAACCGTTGGGAAGATGGAAAGATTGTTGGTTATACCCTTCGACAATCGCTTTTTATCATTTCAGAAGTCATTGAAAAAATAGAAAACCTGGCACTCAATCCCAACGAGCTGCTGGAAAATAATATCTTTTTCCAATCATCATCCTTAGAATATTTTTATTCTAAAATTGATCTCTTAAAAAAGGATCTGCTGACTAAGGCCACTCAAAATGCCAGGGAACGGGCTGAAAAAATATTACAGGATAGCCCCTATCATCCGGGACGTATGATTTCAGCCAAAGCAGGTGTTTTTCAAATCATCGAACCCTATTCCACTGAAGTAGAAAGTTACGGGATGTATAATACTTCTTCCCGGAAGAAAGATATTACCGTGACCGTCCATGCTCAATTTTTAATTCAGTAA
- the panB gene encoding 3-methyl-2-oxobutanoate hydroxymethyltransferase gives MAIKKTRLDFIKMKKEGEQVAWVTAYDFPTAFFVEQAGMDMILVGDSLGMVVLGYQGTVPVTMEDCISHCQAVRRGAPNTFCIGDMPFMSYQISDEEAVRNAGRFLKEADMDAVKLEGGRRVYSKIKAIADAGILVMGHIGLTPQSSGQLGGFKAQGRDAESARELIKDALAIQEAGGYALLLEAVPPELTVFITKKLSIPVYSIGAGGPCDGQVLICGDMLGLFQTFTPKFVKKYANLAEIETAAFKEYIKDVKTGAFPTEDNVYHIKKGEEESFDKMLKEFE, from the coding sequence ATGGCTATAAAAAAGACCCGTTTAGATTTCATAAAAATGAAAAAAGAAGGAGAACAGGTAGCCTGGGTAACTGCTTATGATTTCCCTACAGCCTTTTTTGTGGAGCAAGCCGGTATGGATATGATCTTGGTCGGTGATTCACTGGGGATGGTCGTGTTGGGCTATCAAGGTACAGTCCCGGTTACCATGGAAGATTGTATCTCTCATTGCCAGGCAGTAAGGCGAGGAGCGCCCAATACTTTTTGTATCGGAGATATGCCCTTTATGTCTTATCAAATTTCCGATGAGGAAGCAGTCAGGAATGCCGGCCGTTTCTTAAAAGAAGCGGATATGGATGCCGTAAAATTAGAAGGAGGGAGGAGAGTGTATAGCAAGATAAAAGCGATAGCTGATGCCGGAATATTAGTTATGGGACACATCGGTCTAACCCCTCAGAGTTCAGGACAGTTAGGTGGGTTTAAAGCCCAGGGTAGAGATGCAGAAAGTGCCCGGGAACTCATCAAGGATGCCTTAGCCATCCAGGAAGCGGGTGGTTACGCCCTTCTCTTAGAGGCTGTTCCTCCGGAATTAACTGTCTTTATCACTAAAAAGCTATCTATTCCAGTCTACTCTATTGGAGCAGGGGGCCCCTGTGATGGGCAGGTATTAATCTGTGGAGATATGTTAGGTTTATTCCAAACCTTTACACCCAAATTTGTAAAAAAATATGCCAATCTTGCTGAGATAGAAACTGCTGCTTTTAAAGAATATATTAAGGATGTAAAGACCGGAGCCTTTCCTACTGAGGATAATGTCTATCATATTAAAAAGGGCGAAGAAGAATCCTTTGATAAGATGCTGAAAGAGTTTGAATAA
- a CDS encoding manganese efflux pump, with the protein MNIITIIFIAFGLAMDAFAVSITSGFSIKSLKLNNALKIGIFFGLFQAIMPVIGWLAGLSFREVISHVDHWIAFGLLTIIGCKMIYESSQMEAKNDKINPLNVYLLLTLSIATSIDALAIGLTLSFLKVSIILPVITIGSITFFLSVIGVYIGNKFRHYFERKIEMVGGFILIGIGIKILIEHLT; encoded by the coding sequence ATGAATATTATTACCATTATTTTTATTGCATTTGGTTTGGCTATGGATGCCTTCGCTGTATCCATTACCAGCGGGTTTTCCATTAAATCGTTAAAATTGAATAATGCTTTAAAGATCGGAATATTTTTTGGATTATTCCAGGCAATAATGCCGGTCATCGGGTGGCTGGCAGGGCTAAGTTTTCGAGAAGTTATATCCCATGTTGATCATTGGATAGCCTTTGGCCTTCTTACTATAATAGGCTGTAAAATGATTTATGAATCATCCCAGATGGAGGCAAAAAACGACAAAATAAATCCACTGAATGTATATTTACTCTTGACCCTGTCAATTGCCACCAGTATCGATGCATTGGCAATTGGTCTAACCCTCTCATTCTTAAAGGTGTCCATTATTTTACCGGTGATAACCATTGGGTCCATCACCTTCTTTTTGTCAGTTATCGGGGTGTACATCGGTAATAAATTTAGGCATTATTTTGAAAGAAAAATTGAAATGGTTGGTGGTTTTATCTTAATTGGTATCGGAATAAAAATATTGATTGAACACCTGACTTAA